A region from the Chrysoperla carnea chromosome 4, inChrCarn1.1, whole genome shotgun sequence genome encodes:
- the LOC123297245 gene encoding uncharacterized protein LOC123297245, with amino-acid sequence MVFSGGVGSAFTKEVLDVYAPYFKTYSNLKTYNFILLYQAYYCTEILKSTCGEIVGKVFGPGIDKLITLGLPSEKIEFMGHSAGAHVVAATIKNMRTPVKLLIGLDPSTTVQTFQRGLADFTLALRTDSTVLGNIKWTADLELIANKGIHPQPGCPTKNCGTLENCECSHLLAGSYWLSIVENQDKELFFGVKCNETECDDNNVVHITPSLREKGTYYFKTLDSHPYGSGLNGIKNIIPTKNSTLKRDFVSLLFIINLSKS; translated from the exons ATGGTTTTTAGTGGCGGTGTTGGGTCAGCATTTACTAAGGAAGTACTTGATGTATATGCAccctattttaaaacatattccaatttaaaaacatataactttattttgttatatcaaGCGTATTATTGTACAGAAATACTGAAATCAACATGTGGAGAAATA gttggTAAAGTGTTTGGTCCAGGAATTGATAAACTTATCACGCTGGGTTTGCCATCAGAAAAAATAGAATTCATGGGACATTCGGCAGGAGCCCATGTCGTTGCtgctacaattaaaaatatgaggACACCCGTAAAATTATTAATCGGATTAGATCCGTCAACCACTGTTCAAACATTTCAACGCGGTTTAGCTGATTTTACGTTAGCTTTACGCACTGATTCAACCGTGTTAGGTAATATTAAATGGACTGCAGACTTGGAGCTGATTGCCAATAAAGGAATACATCCACAACCTGGATGCCCAACAAAAAATTGTGGTACTCTTGAGAATTGTGAATGCAGTCATCTATTAGCAGGCTCATACTGGCTAAGCATTGTTGAAAATCaagataaagaattattttttggtgTTAAATGTAATGAAACTGAATGCGACGACAATAATGTGGTACATATTACGCCAAGTCTAAG agaaaagggaacatattattttaaaacattagatTCGCATCCGTATGGTTCAGGATTGAATGGAATCAAGAATATTATACCTACGAAAAACAGTACATTAAAAAGAGATTTCGtatcacttttatttataatcaatctGTCAAAGTCTTAA